The Candidatus Baltobacteraceae bacterium genome has a window encoding:
- a CDS encoding 23S rRNA (pseudouridine(1915)-N(3))-methyltransferase RlmH, with product MIVRVVAVDRIRTPYVARACEDFRARLGAYHAYDEIEVRAGNGRDPNAAMREEAERIARHLREDDRIWLVDRSGTQLSSEALAVRIGDVGRSGAQRLTLVIGGTYGATGALRERAEFVWSLSELTFLHEWARAIVLEQLYRAAKIARNEPYHH from the coding sequence ATGATCGTACGCGTCGTCGCCGTCGACCGAATTCGCACGCCGTACGTCGCGCGCGCGTGCGAAGATTTTCGCGCGCGCCTGGGCGCCTATCACGCGTACGACGAGATCGAAGTGCGCGCCGGAAACGGGCGCGATCCGAACGCGGCGATGCGCGAAGAAGCCGAGCGCATCGCGCGTCATCTGCGCGAGGACGATCGCATTTGGCTCGTCGATCGCTCCGGGACGCAGCTCTCCAGTGAAGCGCTGGCGGTGCGCATCGGCGACGTAGGTCGCAGCGGCGCGCAACGTCTCACCTTGGTGATCGGCGGAACGTATGGTGCGACGGGCGCGCTGCGCGAGCGCGCCGAGTTCGTCTGGTCGCTTTCCGAACTCACGTTCTTACACGAGTGGGCACGCGCCATCGTGCTGGAACAACTCTACCGGGCGGCGAAGATCGCGCGCAATGAGCCGTATCACCACTGA
- a CDS encoding DNA-processing protein DprA encodes MPIDRPLFLPRAALEALRGQRGFEATAVGLWSVGDPAGLARPCVAVVGTRAATSYGRRVAREFAAELGRAGCCVVSGLALGIDAAAHEGALEAGAPTVGVLGCGHDRFFPERNRPLAERIVAAGGAVLSPFEPERAALPHQFLQRNGIVAALSDAVVVIEAPARSGALNTASWAAGRVPVLAVPGDVDRRHVAGCHALIRDGATLARNAADVLEAIGLNKPLPLPFDDPVFDEDPLARTLLGALEAGPAAIDDLVVQAGADAAAVMAALTLLELRDAIAIDGAIVRK; translated from the coding sequence ATGCCGATCGACCGCCCCCTCTTCTTGCCCCGCGCCGCGCTCGAGGCGCTGCGGGGCCAGCGCGGCTTTGAGGCGACCGCCGTCGGCCTCTGGAGCGTCGGGGACCCGGCCGGCCTCGCTCGGCCCTGCGTAGCCGTCGTAGGCACCCGTGCCGCGACCAGCTACGGTCGCCGCGTGGCACGCGAGTTCGCCGCCGAGCTCGGCAGGGCGGGCTGCTGCGTCGTCTCGGGGTTGGCCCTGGGCATCGACGCCGCGGCTCACGAGGGGGCGCTCGAGGCGGGCGCACCGACGGTCGGCGTGCTGGGCTGCGGCCACGACCGGTTCTTCCCCGAACGCAATCGCCCGTTGGCCGAACGCATCGTCGCCGCCGGCGGCGCCGTGCTCTCGCCCTTCGAGCCGGAGCGCGCCGCGCTGCCGCATCAGTTCCTCCAGCGCAACGGCATCGTCGCCGCCCTCTCCGACGCCGTCGTCGTCATCGAAGCACCCGCTCGCAGCGGTGCGCTCAACACGGCGAGTTGGGCGGCGGGACGAGTTCCGGTGCTCGCGGTGCCCGGCGACGTCGATCGGCGCCACGTTGCGGGTTGCCACGCGCTCATTCGCGACGGCGCGACGTTGGCTCGCAACGCCGCCGACGTTCTCGAGGCGATCGGCTTGAATAAACCGCTGCCGCTGCCGTTCGACGATCCGGTCTTCGACGAGGATCCGCTCGCGCGAACGCTGCTCGGCGCGCTCGAGGCGGGACCGGCCGCCATCGACGACCTCGTCGTCCAAGCCGGCGCGGATGCCGCCGCAGTCATGGCGGCGCTCACCTTGCTCGAGCTGCGCGACGCAATCGCGATCGACGGTGCTATAGTGCGTAAATGA
- the nrdR gene encoding transcriptional regulator NrdR, whose protein sequence is MTCPTCRKSETRVVDSRDDETVVRRRRECLDPRCKHRFTTYERMEAPRLFVVKKDGRREQYSRDKILAGLRKACEKRPISESQMEAVASDLERELFARGESEVPSTMVGEKLMESLKKLDPVAYIRFASVYRSFRDIESFREELSTLLSK, encoded by the coding sequence ATGACTTGTCCAACTTGCCGCAAGAGTGAGACCCGAGTCGTCGATTCGCGCGACGACGAGACCGTCGTGCGGCGGCGGCGCGAGTGCCTCGATCCGCGCTGCAAGCACCGATTCACCACGTACGAGCGCATGGAAGCTCCGCGGCTCTTCGTCGTCAAGAAGGACGGACGGCGCGAGCAGTACAGCCGCGACAAGATCTTGGCCGGCCTGCGCAAGGCCTGCGAAAAGCGGCCGATCTCGGAGAGCCAGATGGAAGCGGTCGCATCGGATTTGGAACGCGAGCTCTTCGCGCGCGGCGAGAGCGAGGTTCCCTCGACGATGGTCGGTGAGAAGCTGATGGAATCCCTCAAGAAACTCGATCCCGTGGCGTACATCCGCTTTGCCAGCGTGTACCGCTCGTTTCGAGACATCGAGAGTTTTCGGGAAGAGTTATCGACACTTCTTTCCAAGTGA
- the dut gene encoding dUTP diphosphatase, giving the protein MVRVALKRLPEGEDLPLPAYMTEHAAGADLCAALRDELTLLPGARALIPCGFSIALPPGYEAQVRPRSGLAIRSGVTCLNAPGTIDADYRGQVQVVLANLGSEPVVVRRGDRIAQLIVAPVSRASFEVIEELPETMRGEGGFGSTG; this is encoded by the coding sequence ATGGTTCGCGTCGCACTCAAGCGCTTGCCCGAAGGCGAAGATTTGCCGCTTCCCGCGTATATGACCGAGCACGCCGCGGGCGCCGATCTTTGCGCGGCTCTGCGCGACGAGTTGACGCTGCTGCCCGGAGCGCGCGCGCTGATACCGTGCGGCTTTTCGATCGCGCTGCCGCCGGGGTACGAAGCGCAGGTTCGCCCGCGCAGCGGCTTGGCGATTCGCAGCGGCGTGACGTGCCTCAACGCGCCGGGAACCATCGACGCCGATTATCGCGGACAAGTACAAGTGGTGCTGGCGAATCTCGGATCCGAGCCGGTCGTCGTGCGGCGCGGCGATCGCATCGCGCAGCTAATCGTTGCGCCGGTCTCGCGCGCGTCGTTCGAGGTGATTGAGGAGCTCCCTGAAACCATGCGCGGCGAGGGCGGATTCGGGTCTACCGGATGA
- a CDS encoding 2-dehydropantoate 2-reductase N-terminal domain-containing protein, whose translation MKVYIVGKGAVGTYFGDLLTRTGVEVEYASRALSDVRLFDADIALVTTKAYDTDSAVETLRKAVQYPQKCVFVTPQNGVGNEEKLAAAFGADNVVAAALTTPVDRDRDGHAVARKEGGLALSPMGTNAYNWLIATFAAAGMNVKVVEDWRSLKWSKLALNVVANASCAILNVLPNRLVHFDSIFTLEIRMVREVRAVMAAMNVAAIDLPRYPVRALFAIAQLPSPVARGLLARSIAGARGTKPPSLLLDLRSAKPQTEVEVLNGAVAAAGRERGVPTPVNAVYARVLNDIAHTPPLWAKYRERPDTLEGEVLAEMKRAKALSKR comes from the coding sequence ATGAAGGTGTATATCGTCGGCAAAGGCGCCGTGGGAACGTACTTCGGCGATCTGCTGACGCGAACCGGCGTCGAGGTCGAGTACGCGTCGCGCGCGCTTTCCGACGTGCGCCTGTTCGACGCCGACATCGCCTTGGTCACCACCAAGGCGTACGATACGGATTCGGCGGTCGAGACGCTGCGTAAAGCCGTTCAATATCCGCAGAAATGCGTTTTCGTCACGCCGCAAAACGGCGTGGGCAACGAAGAAAAGCTCGCAGCGGCGTTCGGCGCCGATAACGTGGTCGCGGCCGCGCTGACGACGCCCGTCGATCGCGATCGCGACGGCCACGCCGTGGCTCGAAAAGAAGGCGGCCTCGCGCTCTCGCCGATGGGGACCAACGCCTACAACTGGCTCATCGCGACGTTCGCCGCGGCCGGCATGAACGTCAAAGTGGTCGAGGATTGGCGTTCGCTCAAATGGAGCAAACTCGCGCTCAACGTCGTCGCCAACGCGAGCTGCGCGATTCTCAACGTACTGCCGAATCGGCTCGTGCACTTCGATAGTATATTCACGCTCGAGATTCGCATGGTTCGCGAGGTTCGCGCGGTGATGGCGGCTATGAACGTCGCGGCCATCGACCTGCCGCGCTATCCGGTGCGCGCGCTCTTTGCGATCGCGCAGCTGCCCAGTCCCGTCGCGCGGGGGCTGCTCGCGCGCAGCATCGCGGGCGCTCGGGGCACCAAGCCGCCGTCGCTGCTGCTCGACTTGCGGTCGGCCAAGCCCCAGACCGAAGTCGAGGTGCTCAACGGCGCCGTCGCGGCCGCGGGCCGCGAGCGGGGAGTTCCGACCCCGGTCAACGCCGTCTACGCCCGCGTGCTCAACGACATCGCCCACACGCCGCCGCTGTGGGCTAAGTACCGGGAACGTCCCGATACGCTGGAAGGCGAAGTGCTCGCCGAGATGAAGCGTGCAAAGGCGCTCTCAAAGCGCTAA
- the hemQ gene encoding hydrogen peroxide-dependent heme synthase, whose product MRDPNVPESLEGWWILHRMFALDRRAWDALPEKRRNKYCGHAIDLIDHLKNTEDGDLGLAQLVGGKGDLMLTHYARTFEGLSYAQTLIDKLELRDFLQPRFSYASVLELGLYDATGKIHAELGERGLAPQSTEWKAAFDELVRKQAENPHVAPRLWARIPERRYACFYPMNKRRGEVQNWYLLGFDARAKMMSEHGVVGRSYHGQVTQVISGSIGYDDFEWGVDLYADDPIVFKKLIYEMRFDEVSARYAEFGSFWSGLQFSPQELGVLLDGDAVPQLTTKA is encoded by the coding sequence ATGCGAGATCCGAACGTACCCGAGTCGCTCGAAGGCTGGTGGATTCTCCACCGGATGTTCGCGCTCGACCGCCGCGCGTGGGACGCTTTGCCCGAAAAGCGCCGCAATAAGTATTGCGGTCACGCCATCGACTTGATCGACCACCTCAAAAACACCGAAGACGGGGACTTGGGTTTGGCGCAGCTGGTGGGCGGTAAGGGCGATTTGATGCTCACGCACTACGCGCGAACGTTCGAAGGGTTGTCCTACGCGCAAACGCTCATCGACAAGCTCGAGCTGCGCGACTTTCTGCAGCCGCGTTTCTCATACGCGTCGGTGCTCGAGCTCGGGCTGTACGACGCCACCGGCAAGATTCACGCAGAGCTCGGCGAGCGCGGGCTCGCGCCGCAATCGACCGAATGGAAGGCGGCGTTCGACGAACTCGTGCGCAAGCAAGCCGAGAACCCGCACGTCGCTCCGCGCTTGTGGGCGCGGATTCCGGAGCGCCGCTACGCGTGCTTCTATCCGATGAACAAGCGCCGCGGCGAGGTGCAGAACTGGTATTTGCTCGGTTTCGACGCACGCGCGAAGATGATGAGCGAGCACGGCGTCGTCGGACGCTCCTATCACGGCCAGGTGACGCAGGTGATCTCCGGCTCGATCGGCTACGACGACTTCGAATGGGGCGTCGATCTCTACGCCGACGACCCGATCGTCTTCAAGAAACTCATCTACGAAATGCGCTTTGACGAGGTCAGCGCGCGTTACGCCGAGTTCGGCTCGTTCTGGTCGGGACTGCAGTTCTCGCCGCAAGAGCTCGGCGTTTTACTAGACGGCGACGCCGTGCCGCAGTTGACTACAAAGGCTTAA
- a CDS encoding GNAT family N-acetyltransferase, with protein sequence MNVRQAHQEEFPLLEKMPHALHYNHHLSFIRHALGTKECLVAEIDGTVAGFVVWDRGFYARPFLWMLGVDPAHQHEGIASTLIEHVENLNAGHNLYTSTNASNAAMQGLLDKRGFTQTGRLENLDPGDPEIFFFKPL encoded by the coding sequence ATGAACGTTCGTCAAGCGCACCAAGAAGAGTTTCCGCTGCTCGAAAAGATGCCGCACGCACTGCACTACAACCATCATCTTTCGTTCATCCGTCACGCGCTGGGAACCAAGGAGTGCCTGGTAGCCGAGATCGACGGTACGGTTGCCGGATTCGTGGTTTGGGATCGCGGCTTTTACGCCCGTCCGTTTTTGTGGATGCTGGGCGTCGACCCGGCGCACCAGCACGAGGGCATCGCCTCGACGCTCATCGAGCACGTTGAAAATCTCAACGCGGGACACAATCTCTACACGTCGACCAACGCGTCGAACGCGGCAATGCAAGGCTTGCTCGACAAACGCGGTTTCACCCAAACCGGCAGGCTCGAGAATCTCGATCCCGGCGATCCGGAGATCTTCTTCTTTAAGCCTTTGTAG